A genomic segment from Chitinophaga niabensis encodes:
- a CDS encoding aldo/keto reductase, which produces MEYRQLGQSDLQVSAITFGAWAIGGWMWGGTERKDAREAIRASIDQGVTSIDTAPIYGMGTSEEIVGEALEGIARDKVQVLTKFGLTWEGSKGQFYFKSKDNSNKDIDIYKYAGKEHVIKECEDSLRRLRTDYIDLYQIHWADETTPIEETFEAVLRLQEQGKIRAAGVCNYNAAQMERAESVLSLASNQVPFSMVERTIEKELVPYCIENKKGILAYSPLQRGILTGKIKPGHQFGEGDHRPGTKFYQPDNIARINAFLGLIKPLAETKNATLAQLVIRWTIERPGITVALVGARDAGQAVQNAKAIDIKLAPEEIDFINKHLHALTLV; this is translated from the coding sequence ATGGAATACAGACAACTCGGGCAAAGCGATCTCCAGGTTTCCGCCATCACTTTTGGCGCATGGGCCATTGGAGGATGGATGTGGGGCGGCACAGAGCGCAAAGACGCCAGGGAAGCCATCAGGGCTTCCATCGACCAGGGCGTAACTTCTATTGATACCGCTCCCATCTACGGCATGGGTACCAGTGAAGAGATTGTGGGAGAAGCGCTGGAAGGCATCGCCAGGGATAAGGTACAGGTCCTGACCAAATTCGGGCTTACATGGGAAGGCAGCAAGGGGCAGTTCTACTTTAAGAGTAAGGATAACAGCAATAAGGACATTGATATCTATAAGTATGCCGGCAAAGAGCATGTGATCAAAGAATGTGAGGACAGTCTCCGCCGCCTTCGCACGGACTATATTGATCTGTACCAGATCCACTGGGCAGATGAAACAACACCTATTGAAGAAACCTTTGAAGCGGTATTACGCTTGCAGGAGCAGGGAAAGATCCGTGCTGCCGGTGTATGCAACTACAATGCTGCGCAGATGGAACGGGCAGAAAGCGTGCTTTCCCTCGCTTCCAACCAGGTGCCTTTCAGTATGGTAGAGCGTACTATAGAAAAGGAACTGGTGCCCTATTGCATCGAAAATAAAAAAGGCATACTCGCTTACAGCCCGCTGCAGCGCGGGATCTTAACCGGTAAGATCAAACCTGGTCACCAGTTTGGAGAAGGAGATCACCGCCCCGGCACTAAATTCTATCAGCCGGATAACATTGCACGGATCAATGCATTCCTGGGATTGATCAAACCGCTGGCAGAAACAAAGAATGCCACGCTGGCCCAGTTAGTGATCCGCTGGACGATTGAGCGCCCCGGCATCACCGTTGCGCTGGTAGGTGCAAGGGATGCAGGCCAGGCCGTTCAGAATGCAAAGGCGATCGATATTAAACTGGCACCGGAAGAAATAGATTTTATCAACAAGCACTTACATGCTTTAACCTTAGTATAA